Genomic segment of Vitis riparia cultivar Riparia Gloire de Montpellier isolate 1030 chromosome 19, EGFV_Vit.rip_1.0, whole genome shotgun sequence:
gttagtgtagaaatATATCACACAACATATGTTTTATCCAAGATAATAAAACAAGCATCAAATATACATCAAGGCAATCAAGTATGTCATCAAGCAAGTGCATGGTACACAAAGACATGGATATTCATGGAATTTCGAAAGTGGGGAGAtggagagcgtacctggatagcaagctaatactcctctatgggaaacaaAGTTAGCTCAATaactaattcaaaataatctcatatataacacaaagaggaagcacaatcaatcaattatcaaACAGACACTATCGAAGagaatatcatgaatgtcgggcctCCCTCCAATGCcctaattgattttgcatgaattggttcagtgaattccattatttggaaccatgaattttgttcatgcttgtgtaaaatcaagaagatcaagaaaatggttgaatgtcaaagaaaatagtgaaagtgcatgccgagaggaaaaatggcagcaaggGATTATTAAAGGTGGATTTTTAATGTTAagaatatttagttgaaaaatgattcaaaaattcaatttaaaaacaataaattcccaatcaaagaagtaaATAGAGGAGGAAGTGGAACGTCGGCCGAACagaattccgaatgtgagatatccgaagaGGGTGGAACATTGGccagacagaattccggatgtgagatatctggaGGAGGCGGaatgtcggcggacagaattccggatgtgagatatccgagaaggtggaatggcggcggggacaaaattccggatgtgagacatccggatgagatggaatggcggcgggacagaattccagatgtgagacattcggatgagatggaatggcggcggggcagaattccggatgtgagacattcGGATGAGATGGAATGACGGCGGGGCAGAATTTCGGATGTAAGGCATCCGGATGagatggaatggcggcgggatagaattccagatgtgagacatccggatgagatggaatgacggcgggacagaattccgagtgtgagatatccggagaagggaAACCATTGGCCGGGCAGAATTCTTCTCATTCTAAGAGTTCCAGAAATCGTTGCCTAACGGAGACAAGGTACCTCAAAAAAGAAactagaagaagaaaagaaaagaagaaacgaACGCAAAGAGAAAGAGCTCCAGAAAACAGAGTagagataagaaaaataaaaataaataagaaaagaataacCAAGCCAAGCCACATTCCATTGCTTTGtcaatgggcttggaatggtgAGAGAAGTACGAGCAGACTCCAGCAAACAAGTATAGCCATAATTCTCATGTAATGcacaggaaattaaaaaaatagaacctttcgcccctaaatcaaaattagagaaCTCCAAAGAGACAAATCAACAACATCTATAGAAGCAATCAAGTACCAATGTAGACAAACATATGACCTCCGTCATTCTACCCCCTAGCATCCAAACGAGACTCAAAATCCAACGAAAATTCATACATCAAAAGGATAATCGGAATCAAGAAGGGGTCTACAGTAAACATACCTGGAAACACTTCCTTCCGATGAGAAAATCTCCACTGGTTTTGTATTCTCAGATTTTTCCTACTGGTCTTTTTCGTGCTTCCTTCCTCTTCCCTTGAAAACTTCTCTCTCTGCCCCCTTGACAATCAAAGAATCCTCCAAAAAAtccctccttttttttcttcctctctcaTGTATATATATCAGCCTTTCCCAAAAGAAACCCCCAAAAATCTCCCGGAGGAAAATCCCTTCATCCCTTCCTTTTGtaatctctttttctttcttattttcttcccttttataaCTGATTCTCCCATGGAAATAATATATGTGCTATccttctaaaaacaaaatctcctctttttttcaaaattctattgattctccttccaaatagatggcgGCCCGTTTCCTCATGCCcaaaaagccaagaaatatgatttagaaaacttgtaatcagataaaataaaataaaaaataaaaataataaagaaatccatataaGCCACACAAGTCATGTAGACTATGCAATCATGCAAGCCATATAAAAAGTGGGTTTAAAAGTgcttaaatgggcctaagtgaactaagcctaatgaagtgtctaagtgggcctaaggcgTTTAGGAAAGtgtctaagtctaaattaaaGCTGCCGAGGTCATAATAAGGGGTTTGGCAATCCCTCAATCAGAGTCTCCGAGGTGattcaagaaaggtaagtaatgTGAGTAGATGTGGGCCACCAAGGAgctactgtaaagtatcgaataagtatctaataagacatgtgctaggaggacaaaattgagggtctacaagtAAATAGCCCGTTCCTTCCTTGAGTCATCAACCTGAGTTAACATACATCccaaggccatgtctgaaactgacaaatatagaagaagtggaTGTCCTGGCGTAGGAGGCActaaaacaggaggagaaagcaGATACCCCttgatcttctcaaatgcaagctgacaatcatcattccaaactatTGGTTGGTTCTTCCTTAAAAGACGAaagatgggctcacatatgtctgtcaatATGGCTATGAAACGACTAATGTACTGTAATCTGCCTAGAAAAACtctaatctctttctcagtctttggtgcaggcatgtcaagtatggctttgattttATCTAGGTCGACCTCTATGCCCCGCTCACTAACCATATGTCCCAATaacttcccagaagtcacttcaaaggtgcacttcttgggattcaacctcaatctaaactttcggatcctctcaaagaatctctctagagcctctaggtgatctgctctgccttgggatttcacaatcatatcatccacataaacttcaacgtccctatgcatcatgtcatgaaacaaagtagtaacagccctctgataagtggctcctgcgttcttcaacccaaatggcataactttgtaacagtaggtaccccactcagtaataaaggttgtcttctccatgtcctctggagccatcaaaatctgattataccctgaaaacccatccatgaaagacaacatcgaatggcctGCAGTGTTATCAACtaacaaatcaatatgtgggagaggGAAGTCGTCTTTAGGGCTGGCTTTATTAAGATCTCTGAAGtccacacaaactctaactttgccatcctttttgggtactgggacgacattagccaaccacactggatactcaaccactgatatgaatccaacactgagttgtttctgaatctcctctttcacctgtaGACTCCAACGTGGATGTAATCGTCTCAATTTCTACTTAACTAGTCTGGCATGTGGTAGGATAGGTAAGTGGTGctgaactatagagggatcaagaccaggcatgtcctcataagaccatgcaaaaacatccaagtatgacctgagtaaatgaataagtctatctcTCTCATCCGTAGATAGGGGTGAACCAATCTTTAGCTCTCTAGGCTGACcctctatgccaaaatcaacagtctTAACATCCCctgtagcaggtgaaactctctcatccacGGGATTGGAGTCATGATCAGAAGAGTCCCTATCTGGATCGAGCCATGCAacctcatcatctatatcaaatatctgtgaagtGGGTGAGTGGGGTGTAGATATAGAGGTACTATCACAAGAGGCAGGCGAATACttaaaaatactcaaatccataaatgaagcaacAGAAACATCGTCAGAGCGGaagacaaatcccgataaaacatcaaaagaaagatgtgggtccacaaggtcggacgctccctcaactgggCTAACAGTGCCCTCAAACAAACTGCTATCATCCTGtagaagctctagaataggaATAATCTGGGTCCCCTCAAGAACCTCAATGGTAGATACCCCGAACATATCAAATAGTGAAGCAGGCTGAAGTTGAACAATGCTGGTAATATGGCTCACAGTCATCCTATCTATCTCATCTCGGTACTCATCATGAGGCAcaactccatcaatcatctcaGTAGGATCAACAATCACTCCATCATCAGTGATCTCCTCCGGAAAGCATAGAGACAACATGCTAGCTCGATTTGGAGACATAGGAGTAGCCATAGAAACAAAAGCGCCATAAGCCCCATCACTCAACTATAACTGGTGAAACAGATGCTGAAACTCAATCTCTCTATCTGTATGAACCACACTGTGAACTTCCTCTATACGGGGTTGAATCTCCGGTCCTCTGACAAAGTAGTCGACCAAACTCATCCTATAGGGtcgaataggataatcaaatggcGTGTGGGATAAACGGGCCCTCACTCTCTCCTTACGCAGTCGCGCCATGTAACAGTAATTGACCTCGGTAGGAATGAACCCAAGTCCAAATGTCATATCATGGTCAATGGCAGCTATAAACTCGCTGGGTCCCTGCTGACGTCGTCCTAACCCCATGCCAGGTAGAAAAGTCATAcctctcatcatatcaagaaccACTGTGCTACTgtgctgatcaaatgacatagccacAAAGTCTCTATGAAAATCCTCAATCTCGAGAgtctgtatctcatcaaaagtaaatCCAATCAAGAATAGGTCATCCTCGCTGTGACTAATCTGAAATACTAGCTCGGAAGAGGCTAACATATCTCTGGTAGACTGTACTATGATAACTTGCCCATCATGAATGAAcgtcaccttctgatgaagggaagaagggaTAGCTCCGGCTCATGTATCCAAGGTCGGCTAAGTAACAGGTTAAAGGATgcaggaatcctcaaaacctggaacaaagtAGAAAATATGGTTGGACCAATTTGCAAATCAATCACCAAAGTACCCATAACCTCCTTCTTGGTGCTATCATATGCTCTGACTGTCTGAGTAGAATGACCAAAATCTGAAGGTGCAAAACCAAGGGCTATAGCAGTGGCTAAAGGGTAGACATTCAAGGCTGAGCCATTGTCCAGTAGGACAGACAGGACTCTACGGCTTGAACAACCAACTGTGATATATAGAGGGCGTACGTGGTCTGAACCCTCAGGTGGTaagtcatcatctgaaaacaCAAAGCAAGTGGCCCTGCcggccgtcatcatatgaatcaatctctctagagtggtggtagtctctaccctgatctgactcaaggctcaaatcaaagcatctctatgagtactgGACGATGCtaataaactccaaatagaaATACGGGCCTAAGTGCTCTGTAGCTGTCTCAAAACTTCATCATCCTCTCTTCTAACCTCCTCATGAGAGGTTGCACCCTCAAATGGTCTGACTGTTGGTGGTGGTGGCTGAACTATCCTCCCACTATGAGTCACAATCTATATCTTTCTCCCCTCTGAATCATCATCCTCTGGTCATAAAGTGAACGGGACAAAAGTATTCTGACATCCAATAATCAAGGGCGTGGGATGAGTCAACTGGAATGGTGCCTCGTCTGGGATCAAACTGAATGGTGTAGGGGCCTGAGGACCCAATGAAACCCCATCAACCTCATAACTATCATGCAAAACGATCGGCTCGggtaatccatcatcccaactcaacataTGTATAATGTCATCCTCTATAAGGTCTATGTGATGAATATCTCCGGGTGATGGAGGTACTGCATGTATAGAATGGGCAGGAAGAGGGttagtggtcacacttggctgcCTCAagttaaccaaaccttggtctatcaaatcctgaatagcatgtctcaaagcgTTGCAGTGATCCCTGTCATGTCCTGGTCCCTAATGATAAGAACAGTGTAGGTCTAATCTGAAGCGAGGCGGTACTGGCTGAGGTACTGGCTTGGGTGCCAATGGAGTCAATAATCCACCTTCCATGAGCTTCTAAaaagctcgactcaaaggcatacccaaCTGAGCAAACTGACGTGATGGTCTCTGCACATATGTGGTGGTCTGCGGAGCTCGGGGTCGGGTGTATGGTGCAGGAGGTCTCTCTGTGACATGTGCAGCAAAAACAGGTTGTGAGACTGGATGTAGGTAAGTAGGAGTCATGGGTCTGGAGGGAACCGGTGGCCTATACTGCACATGGGGTGATAGTGGATAATAGAATCCAGAAGTCTGCCCAACTGTCTGATAGTGTCTAGGAGGTCTCATCCCTGCTGAACTGATGGCACTAATATCTCTTGATCTATGTCCTCCCgaaggcttcttccccttagaatCAGTAGGGGAAGACTCGggccacaatcctctagcaatgccTTCCTTTATACCATATAAAGCCTGTACCAAAGATCTGAAATCTGTAtgaggaaatcccatcaagtgtctAGCAAATCTAGGCTGCAAGCTCTTCATGATCATGCTAATCTGATCCTTCTCTGAAGGACGATCAATAATCTGTGAAATCTTCTCACTCCAGCGAGAGATAAATGAAGTGACTGACTCCTCTAGCCTCTGTCTCAAAGCCTCTAACTCTCTCTTCGAAACATcaatgacagtgttaaatgcaaactgtctcaaaaactcctgGGCCAAGTCATCCCAAGTCCTACGGCATGATGCATCCAATGAAGCGAACCAACGCTGTACCGCACCACTCAGGGACATAGGGAAAAGCATAACTATTTGGGCTTCATCCAGTCCGTGAGCCCTCATAACTGTACTATAgagcctcaaatggatgcgaGGACATCCTATGCCCGTATATCTCTCAATCTcgggcatcctgaacttggtcGGCAAACTAGCCactggtgctccatcaaaatcctcccaagtaacaACTCTGTCTGAAGCCCTGAtctgtctcaacttctgctcaaGTCTATCCATACGTGTATGTGGGTCCTCTAAAGTTGGGATAGGCGATGTGACAGGAGGCAAGGTAACCTCGATCTGACTATGCAGAGTGAAAGGTATAGCCTATGGTATTGACTGACTTGGTGGAGGATGTGGCAATACTGTGGTATCAAACTGGGCATTCTCCTGAACTGGGACCTGTTGGGTCTGCTGTCCATCTATCCTCTGaccaaggttagctatagcctcctggatagaagccatggttGCGGTAAACTGGTCAACAGTAACTACCTATGAGtccatatccctctgatctGATCTCTGATCTGATTGGCTTGATACTTTGGTCAATctacctccaactctaatccacAAAGGTGAATCCAGATCGGTCAAAGTAAACCCTCCTACAAATACGGAAACACTGGATAAGGTGCAGTACAAATGTGATTCTGTAGGAATCAGGTGTGTAAAAGTAAAGCCCAAATATACTCAATTTGATACCCATCTCTGATCACACCAAAAGGAGACTACGGAAGGGATAACCGATCCCAATCGTGACTAAGGCAGCTCTAAAGGTCCACAGATGCATccacgtgtaggaatgaagTCTTAATTGGGTCTAGGTTAACTTACAAGGTTGAGGTGGCTTTATAGGATAAAAtaggtgggttaaaggatccctagcagaagcgatcataccctccggcaatacgcaaccctctgcatgcCTCGAAGGAGAcagggtgcttccatgcaaggtggtcatcacctccacacatgcacttcctcgcaTTCCCAGGAGGTTTCTTAAAGGTGAAGGCTCTCCCATTTCTCAACACTCagggataatctaaagtgcacaatgaagAATGTGagtgcatccgaaaaacctaagatctaaagtgtGATAGTGAAcgaagacaagcaatcatacgaACATGCAAGGAaaagggttgtcatgcaacaagcagtcatgcgaagcaaataaatatcaaacaatcaaagtcctatctagtatatgtgagagtgaatcatgctaaagtgaatAAACAGTTAAGTGATCGCAACAAACCGTCATGCAAagcagataaatatcaaacaaacaaagtcctatctaacatatgtgagagtgaatcatgctaaagtgagcaaaacaatcaagtgatcatccaaggcaatcaaacatgttaagatagcaaaccaaacaagcaagcaaatcgaatcaccttgcctaaaaaaagatggtacccactaatcgaccaattaaacgccacattttcctaACTAGTGTTCAAacttgatcctcaaaatccccagcggagtcgccaatttgtggacccgcattttttacgtgcatccccactcgatcggcaaaactcgctttttatttatgaaaaattatttagttttggaaaagttggagccgccacttattttatttttattttaaagggaaaataaaacaagaaagaaaaaccctaaaatgtgactccataatttttggaaaaaaacatgtctttgaaaaatccgagtctaggtccggggatcaggttacttattggaaaggtacctctaggaggtagcacccctctaagccctaaagaggtctttactgactaaattggggaaatggggcaattaattgattaactgtagatacctaagtaagctaggtgatttcagaaagtagcatgctaaataaggagatcaatcacaataaaggaaagttagggtgcgtacctgaaccatttcttaagcgctatcataaaacatcaatggtcaattcaaaaatatgacacacgacatgcattttatcagggatgatcaaacaagcattCAAGACAATCAAGTATGGCATCAAACAAGGGCAATGACATgtatattcatgaaattttgggAACGTACCTAGATAGcatatataactcctaatgcacttcTTCGAGACATGGGGGTTAGataagaaataatgaataataaatcctagcatgcttatctaattaattaacaaaaattatcagaattcggaataattaattatcatacatatcttgtatacaattcctaaaaagaaaaatgtaaatataattacaataaatagtaGGATGgtaccaaaaataaattttgaaaaagatttttttatgtaggggtttcaccaattccccaaattaatatacacgATTTAGCATAAAAttgtcccatttatttgggaccataAGCTTTGATTCGCGTtttgtttaaaaccaaaatttttgttgaaaattgagaaggatgcaaaccgattaagatatggttgcatgttattttttaaatagaaaagagattttgattctagaggctttaaatgaatttttttttttaaatatcttaaaagggttttttttttagaaaaagagttttgttttaaaataaaggaaattaatttttaaaataacaaaaatagaaaacaaaatatcaatcaaaacaaaaggaaacaaagatcacGAAATAAAGGATTTAGAAAATCttgtcaattaaagtggtgagGGTAAAGGCCAACTTTCATGGGTTTTCCAGTGGCCCTCAAAAAAATTTGaccaacaatcactaaggcaacaaatttatgacttcctaatcaaacaaactaacaaaattatcatccaaaaaactaacatttagatttcaagaaacacatgattaatgactagaattaaactaattggaattaaaaaatgtagACTTTACCTCACaggatcaattaaactaaagaatcaAGATTtataacacattcaaattaaaaataaactagaatttaaattaatcgaaattaaaaatataaactttaccttacaagaccaattgaactaatagatttaagatcaataactcattcaaattgaaaatagacTAAACTAATtggtattaaaaatataaactttaccttacaagatcaattaaattgaagaattaagatcattaacatattcaaatttaaaataaactagaatttacactaatcggaattaaaaaaataaactttaccttacaagaccaattaaactaatagatttaacatcaataacatattcaaattaaaaataaactaggattaaactaattgaaattaaaaatatgaattttacctcacaagatcaattaaattaaagaattaagatcaataacatattcaaattaaaaataaactaggattaaactaattgaaattaaaaatatgaattttacctcacaagatcaattaaattaaagaattaagatcattaacatattcaaatttaaaataaactagaatttaactaattgaaattaaaaatatgaattttacctcacaagatcaattaaattaaagaattaagattaataacgtattcaaattaaaaataaactaggattaaactaattgaaattaaaaatacgaattttacctcacaagatcaattaaattaaagaattaagatcattaacatattcaaatttaaaataaactagaatttacactaatcggaattaaaaatataaactttaccttacaagaccaattaaattaatagatttaagatcaataactcattcaaattaaaaatagactaaaattaaactgattggaattaaaaatttgaattttacctcacaagatcaattaaattaaagaattaagatcattaacatattcaaatttaaaataaactagaattaaactaattggaattaaaaatataaactttaccttacaagaccaattaaactaaaaaattaagattaataacatattcaaattaaaaataaactaaaatttaaattaataggaattaaaaatataaactttatttaaactttcatgtagattaaaataaactagcatagaactaatgaattgcactcataaaagagagacatttaatctaagaaaaataaaagattgttcaaaatcgagatttaaaagaatttatcacaaacaattaattaaaccaatcaactaaaacccaaactaaaaaaaaagaaatattgtaTCAAAAATCGAAAACTAACTTATATTGTATCgaaaaaaaatactctcttGATGTGTCCTCTCTAGAAAATATCACCCTTGTATGTGAATTTCTGCTCCAAAAGAAAAAGTCTCCTCCCTCAAAAGGCCTTTGTCCTTCTCCGTGTCTCCTTCTCTATCACTTCTCTATCTCCCCGTTTCCTTTTTATGTGGCAGCCTCCCTTTATATGGAATattctatttcctttttctttctaacGCACGTGGATGGCCTCCTCTCAAAAAAACTCCCTTTCTCTCCGTGTCCTCCTTTCTTATATGGTAGCCTCACTCTcatatttcctttccttttcgaAGATGCACGTGATATAGGAAGGTGCATACATGTGGCTCACATTGGGGACTTCCCTAAGATGCAGCCCGCATCTCATTTGGTAAGTAAATCAGATCCTCAACGACCCCAAAATGGTAAGTTCCTTCAGATCCCATGTTGCTATTCTGCATCTCTTTGTGTTTTGGCATCAACCCTATTAATTAATTCACCATCCGGTTTCTTAAATTCCTCGGGTCCTTCCTTTGTTCTTGTGGAAACATTGGGATCTCCAGTACTTGGCCTGATGAAAATCCTTGCAATCCTGGGACCATCTTGCTCGAGACTTTGATTTCTTGGTGTGAACCCAAACATGAAAGTTGCCACACTTTTTGCAGGCTATTCGTCTTGACCCTCCAAAGGGATCCTCAACTTCAGCTTCTGAGCGGGGGAATCCAGAGGTAAAAGGACCATGCCTTCCATTCTTTTGAGAGGCAGTCTGAAATCTACGGAAACAGTTTAGCAACTCCTTCCTCCTTAATTCATCATCATATGCCTTTCGCTTCAGAGAGTCAAGTAAAACCTCATATGCATTTTGAAGCTTTTTAAAAGCTTCTGCAGCCTTCTCGTTGCCCATGTTTTTATCAGGATGGACGAGCATTGCCTTTTTCCTATATTCCCGCTTTAGTAGAGAAACGTCTATGTTCTCAAACCTGGACGAGCCCAATGCTGAATAGTGATCGATACAATTTAATAACCGAACAACTTCCTCTTCAGAAGTTATCTCAGAGTCAGCCCCACTGGTTGAAGTTACTCTTGCACTACGATCAGGTGCTTGCTGATTTTTTTCTCTGGAATTCCTCTATGGTGGTGCGGTTGCTGCTCTCTTGACTTGCATGCTTGTCCGTGTTGTGGATCCCTTGTCGATGGTGCAGGTTGTTGATCATTGCTTCTATTGGAGAGTGCTCTAAATGGTTGTGGGTGTCCTCCTTGCAGCGTGTTGGCATCTTTGGAGCGGCTACGTGTAAAGATGTCTAAGGGTGGCGGTTGTTTGTTCTTTTGCTTAATGGAGCCTACGTGCTGCCCCAGACCCATATCACCAGGCTGCGTGTTGTCTTCCCAATGGAGCCTACATGCCTCTCCACGTGTCGATGCCTTTCAAATAATAATGCAACCCTTGGAGCATTACAGTCGTGTATGTGGATCATTCTTCAGTGGCAGTTCGCATGTGTCATTCTTCTTAAGTGGCAATCTTTGTGTCATCCCTCCCATGTGCGACTATGCATGGAGATTTCTTCCTAGCAGTATCTGAGACCTTGGTGCCTCGGATCCTTCTTGAGAAATTCTGgtgctcctcatgcaaaacagaataaaataaaattaaaaaaggtaaaagaaaagagaagaaactgatgaaaaaaatatgagattggTAATAAAACGAAATACGATTTTAAAagccaagaaagagaaaagaaagagaaaccaGGTTATATAATTCCACCATTCAATCAAGGGTTATTTGCACATTTTGGAGTCTAAACAATTCGAGCAATTTCCTATTAaatgagtgaataaataaaataaaaataaaaatagtaataataataataatgacaatgataatgatGAACAAATAAAgggtaaaaaaatgaaaatgaataaacaaaataaatataattatcgaatgcatgcaataataataataatactaataaaagttatatatataaattaagccCGATGAAGTGTTTATACGGGCCTAAGTGGGTGCCTAATGAACTAAGTGTCCTAAAGTGATCAGGATATTGTCTAcgtgacctaaacatgcctaagaactatcctaaaaaggaatagaaagcttaagtctaaatcaaaactgccaagggtcacaataaaggggTTAGGCAATCCCTTAACtagagtctccaaggtggctcaagaaaggtaagtagcgtgagtagatatgggccaccaaggagctacctgtaaagtatcgaacaagtatgtaataagacatgtgctaggaggacaaaattgagggtctacaattgcaccttcaaaaactattttgtcGTTCTCAATTATCACACTATGCACATTCATTGAAGCAGAGTCCATGGTTGGTAATCATGAGAGACCCGATTCAACAAAGAATTCGAG
This window contains:
- the LOC117908338 gene encoding uncharacterized protein LOC117908338; this translates as MASIQEAIANLGQRIDGQQTQQVPVQENAQFDTTIEVTLPPVTSPIPTLEDPHTRMDRLEQKLRQIRASDRVVTWEDFDGAPVASLPTKFRMPEIERYTGIGCPRIHLRLYSTVMRAHGLDEAQIVMLFPMSLSGAVQRWFASLDASCRRTWDDLAQEFLRQFAFNTVIDVSKRELEALRQRLEESVTSFISRWSEKISQIIDRPSEKDQISMIMKSLQPRFARHLMGFPHTDFRSLVQALYGIKEGIARGLWPESSPTDSKGKKPSGGHRSRDISAISSAGMRPPRHYQTVGQTSGFYYPLSPHVQYRPPVPSRPMTPTYLHPVSQPVFAAHVTERPPAPYTRPRAPQTTTYVQRPSRQFAQLGHDRDHCNALRHAIQDLIDQGLVNLRQPSVTTNPLPAHSIHAVPPSPGDIHHIDLIEDDIIHMLSWDDGLPEPIVLHDSYEVDGVSLGPQAPTPFSLIPDEAPFQLTHPTPLIIGCQNTFVPFTL
- the LOC117908339 gene encoding dnaJ homolog subfamily C member 14-like; amino-acid sequence: MGLGQHVGSIKQKNKQPPPLDIFTRSRSKDANTLQGGHPQPFRALSNRSNDQQPAPSTRDPQHGQACKSREQQPHHHRGIPEKKISKHLIVVQEFENIDVSLLKREYRKKAMLVHPDKNMGNEKAAEAFKKLQNAYEVLLDSLKRKAYDDELRRKELLNCFRRFQTASQKNGRHGPFTSGFPRSEAEVEDPFGGSRRIACKKCGNFHVWVHTKKSKSRARWSQDCKDFHQAKYWRSQCFHKNKGRTRGI